One Phaseolus vulgaris cultivar G19833 chromosome 4, P. vulgaris v2.0, whole genome shotgun sequence DNA window includes the following coding sequences:
- the LOC137836601 gene encoding serine/threonine-protein kinase PBL34-like → MGRNIACIRVDTSIGGKSKKGRNNKDVVHGTSEEGSRFWKKLRIFLGCMLWSSKGEASTRNKINQEKNVNSDVDRQQSIAQRSSSNRSLSSYARSCVPDQELFEASLLLRRFTFQDLMLATRTFKVENFHDEEGFGILLKGWINPYGNYAARPGTGIPIAVKALNLNESQDHKEWLDEISFLGELNHLNLVKIVGFCIEDGKRLLVHEYMCQGSLEKQLFSKTLLLTWPMRMKIAIGAANGLAFLHEEASRPIIFPDFKTSKILLDMDYNAKLWDFGLVREIHVTTKVVVTKGYEAPEYLMSGHLTSESNVYSFGIVLLEMLTGRRALDQTMATEEQNLVEWLRPRLKNKANFHYLMDPRLEGQYPTKCAHRTMRIATHCLRLDPKTRPLMSEVVHKLKYLHDEMVSEVGPSTSLGRMDVGPSNHDSANKYGFEISSSPNVLRCFQASPQCQYYPLPLPPPPPNPWLGSSSNS, encoded by the exons ATGGGAAGAAACATTGCTTGTATTAGGGTTGATACCTCAATTGGGGGCAAATCCAAGAAAGGAAGAAACAACAAAGATGTTGTTCATGGAACTTCTGAAGAAGGTTCAAGATTTTGGAAGAAATTGAGGATTTTCTTAGGTTGCATGCTTTGGAGTTCCAAAGGGGAAGCTTCAACCAGAAACAAAATCAATCAAG AAAAAAATGTTAACAGTGATGTTGATAGACAGCAATCAATTGCCCAAAGATCCTCATCAAACAGAAGCTTAAGTAGCTATGCAAGATCGTGTGTTCCAGATCAAGAATTGTTTGAAGCTTCTTTGCTTCTTCGAAGGTTCacatttcaagatcttatgTTGGCAACAAGGACTTTTAAGGTTGAgaattttcatgatgaagaagGGTTTGGAATTTTGTTGAAAGGTTGGATTAATCCATATGGGAACTATGCAGCAAGACCTGGAACAGGAATTCCAATTGCAGTGAAGGCCCTCAACTTGAATGAATCTCAAGATCATAAGGAATGGCTT gatGAAATTAGTTTTCTGGGTGAACTCAATCATCTAAATCTGGTTAAAATAGTAGGGTTTTGCATTGAGGATGGCAAAAGACTACTAGTGCATGAATATATGTGTCAAGGGAGCTTAGAGAAGCAACTATTCAGCA AAACTCTTCTACTTACATGGCCTATGAGAATGAAAATTGCAATTGGTGCTGCTAATGGCCTTGCATTTTTACACGAGGAAGCTTCAAGGCCAATAATATTTCCAGATTTTAAGACATCTAAGATCCTATTGGATATG GACTACAATGCAAAACTTTGGGACTTTGGTCTTGTTCGAGAAATTCATGTAACAACTAAAGTAGTTGTAACAAAAGGCTATGAAGCTCCTGAGTATTTGATGTCAG GCCACCTTACTTCTGAGAGCAATGTTTATAGCTTTGGGATTGTTCTGCTTGAAATGCTGACAGGAAGAAGAGccttggatcaaacaatggctACAGAAGAACAAAACTTGGTAGAATGGTTGCGGCCTCGTCTAAAAAACAAAGCAAATTTTCATTATTTGATGGATCCTAGACTTGAAGGGCAATACCCAACAAAATGTGCTCATAGGACAATGAGGATAGCTACTCATTGTCTTCGTCTAGACCCTAAAACAAGACCCCTTATGAGTGAAGTAGTTCATAAGTTGAAGTATTTGCATGATGAGATGGTTAGTGAGGTTGGTCCCTCAACCTCACTTGGTAGAATGGATGTAGGTCCTTCAAACCATGATAGTGCTAACAAGTATGGCTTTGAAATAAGTTCATCACCAAATGTTTTAAGGTGCTTTCAAGCTTCACCACAGTGTCAATACTACCctcttcctctacctccacctCCACCAAATCCTTGGCTTGGATCTTCATCTAACTCTTAA